GTCTGGTTCGAGGAGGCGAAAGATGTGAAGCGAAGTGAATAAATTTTGAGAGAGCGGATAGCCATCATGGAAAATCAGCTCCAGTCGGAAGATCTCGTCCATGATCCAGAGGACTTCGGCGGCATCAAGAGGGGAGCAGACATCGAACGTGGCCTCAAAGGTGTCTCCAGCTGGGATATAGCCACTGTCCATCTTTGAGTCCATAATCTACGGACGTCCGTTGGTCAGTCAAAGTGTAGTGAGATGAATGTCATGCTTGCACAGCGACCAACCGTTGCGGTATAGACAATGGTCATAACGATAGTCGCATGTCAAGTGTGAATGTCGATGATCATACCTCAAGAGCTCCAACGGCCTCGAACAGCGTGAAATAGGCATCCTTGACCAGAACGCCTGGTGGCAGCTGCTTCGTTGCGTTCACAAATCCCTCGGTGATGTCTCTTGCAGGTCTTGTCGCTGCGAGAGGCTTCTGTCTCATCTCGAATGCCTCCTGCCTCAGACGAGCTTCGGCGGTCGTGATGGTGGACGCATTGTTATCACCGTTCGCATTGGCATCGTGAGAATCTGGATGCATGATTTCGGTTTTGCTCAACGTTCAAATGAGCTTGAGATTGTGAGATTCATGGTTGACACTTGGCCAGATTGCAGTCAGACATCTCGACGGTTGAGAAAGTGGCATGAAGTTTCGACAGCAAGTAAACACTTTATCAAGGAAAGAGTGATGTTTGTTAGAGGTCGCGATTCAAAGCTTGCGGCTTGGCATCGCGGACCAGTAAAGCGACCATGCGATGAACCTGTGTGCACATTGAGATGGTACAGAGTCGTGTACATTCGCACTTCCTCATGATACCACCAAGGACCTCTCTGCCCCTCGACGATGcctttcgccctcctccatcaccactTCTGCCCGCCTCCATCACAGACGTATCCTTTCTCCCCCCTCAGTCATCCCGCCGTATTTACTGCGAAGCATTCTGTTGCGCAGCCTCCGCGTTCGCCGTCTCGACAGATCTCAATTCCTGCTGCTTGCCGTTCTGTGTGTCAACCGTCAGCATTTCCGCTGTATGTTATGAAtccctcctcatctccgcTGCGTCCAGCCAATCCTCGGCCCAGGGAACATCTCAAGTACGCACCTCCCACTTTGCGAATCGCAGGTCGATCTCTCCTCTCTTCTCGGCCTTGAGTCTCTGCTCTTCTTTCAATGAGCGACGGACCACGCGGGAGGCGACGGCCAGGTAGCGGTTGTAGCTGTGAGGTCGAATGGTGTTAGTACCCTGGTGAGGAGTCGACGGACACGGCGCGCAGCAGATGGGTTCGCAACGTACGTGATACCCGCAGCTTTCCACGCGAATGCCATTGTGTGTGTTTGTGGTGGGTTTTGAGATGGTGTGGTGGTTGATCGCTGATCTCTGCGATTCAATGGTGAGAGCTCGAGTTGCAGTCTGTGGCTTCCAGCTGACGCCCGGGAATGTCCGATCACGTGACTGTAAGAAAGCGGGAGAGACAGCCCTGAAGAACGACAAGGAGAACGCCGTCTGTCTTGTTAAATAAATTTACACAGCTGAACGTGCAGGCTTTGTACTGGTACAGCTCAATATCTGCGGCACTAGAACACAACAGAACCCTCTATCGTACTTTATTTACACCTTCAATCCCATTTCCTCTGCGTATGGTAGAACATAAAGATCACCAACGGTGCTTACGGAGGCCTTGTTCTCCAATGCCTCCTTCGCGGCCTGCTTCACCTTCTCAAGAGTGACACCATCAATCGCAGATGCGACCTGGTCAATCTGGTATGCCTTTCCGTCACGGATCAGACCCGTACCAGTGAGCTCAATGCCTGCTTGCGTGGCGGAGCCCTTCTCAAGCTCCCGGAATTTGGCGAGCGCCTTGGCCTTGTTGAAGTCCTCCTCGGAGATGTTCTTTGAGGCACCCTTGAGGGCCTCAACAACCTTGGGCGCGGTCGATCGAATGTCGGAAGCAGAGCCGTTCAGGCTGATGGTGAGAAGGCCGGCGTCGGAGTAGATGACAGACTTGGTGGAGATGTGAAGAAGTGGTGCTTCTTGCGCTGCTTTTCCGAGGAGAGAGAAACCTGGCGACCACTTGATGCTTGATTCACCTCCCAACAGCGAAGCGAGAACAGCGACTTCTGGCTTGAAGAATGAGCCGGTGATGGTGCTGGAGCCTGAGAAGCCAAGGACGACGGAGTTGCCACCAGCGTGAGCGATACGCTCCTCACCACCGTAGTACTTGGACTGCTCGGACTTGATCTCAGCAGCGGCCGAAGCAGGCACATCGGTAAAGAACTCGCCAACCCATTTGCTGAGAGCGCCGTCCTCCACACCGTTGGCTACAACGGCGAAGTTGGGCTTTGAGTAGGCAGAGGCGGCAAACTCGGTGAGGGAGTCGGCATCGAGGTACTTCTTGAACGGAGTGGACGAAGTGGGCGAGAGGGGAGCGCCGAGTCCTCGGTGGAAGGCAAGGCCATGAGCGCTGTCAGTAGCCAGGGCAAGGGTGTTTCCGAGGTGCTTCTTCATGTTCAACTCCATGAGCGGATGGATCTCCTCGTGCAAAACGTATGCTGCGATGTTGTCAATGATCTGTACTCCATCCCATGCTCTTGTCCAATGCTACTAACGCTGGTATTTCGTGCGGGTCGCGACCTCGGCGAGGAGCTCGACAAAGTATGGTAGGTCATCGCGGAGGAACTTGACTCCAACGACAATGTTCTCGCGGGTGTGGTATCGCTGGAGCTCGGCGCCGAGAAGTTCTGATTCGCGTTGTATCCGCAGGGTCGATCGTCTCTCGGTGGTCTGTATCACTGGTTAGTCGGCCCAAGCATTGGTTTTCGTCGCGGGCTCTTCTCACCCTGAACGCATAGCGCTCGAGTCCTTCTGCGAGACCTGGAGCGAACTCGTATCGGGTACCGGCCTTCGCGACCAAAGCCAGAGTCGTTACGGGACCGGCCTGGTCTCTGCTGGCGACCTTGAGTCCGTTGACGTCGCTGGTCTGGTAATTGAGAGAACCGGACGCCGCGGCATAGCCCCGAGTCGGCTGCTGATGCGCGCGGCGGAGCGCACGCTGAGCCTGTCTGGAGATAGCGGAGCGCGAGAGCATGATGGTATAGAGCCCTCGCGGGTGTTGGACAGGCTATGGGCGAGCAATGGGTGGTTGTGATGTGCTTGAAGTTCGTACAAAGTCGGAGTATGCGCTGACCAGCAAGTGCCAAGCTCGACGTGATTGGGCAAGAGCGATGGATTCTCTTCACCTAGCGGCGGTCAGTGTCACCTCTCGCCGAACTTCATTATTCTCATTGTCCCGCAAATTCGACCAAAAGGCAGAGTTACTCGCTGGCATCTTTATGTCGGCGCTGCACTCATGCGCAAACGTCGACGGTAGCAACACGAACAACTCTTGACGACGTGAGAGGTCTCAAGAGTTTTTTCCGCATCATGGCACAGGTAGGTCATACTCTGCTTCATCCTGGAATGCGGCTGGAATTTGGCAGAACGGTGACTGACATGTCCTCCAGCGACTTCAAGAACTGTGCACGCTTTTGGTGCAAGATGCCTATGGCCATACCTCTGCCGTATGCAAACGCCTCTGATCTTATATGGTCAATCGCTGGTCTAACAAGAAAAAAAGCAAATCTTCTCGACTCTCGCAGAAAATGGCCGCCTCGCGCGAGCTCGGCTGCAACAGATCACTCGCATTCCCGCCCGTCAACTCCGCCACGCCCTTACGATCCTCGTGCAGCAACACATTCTCCTCTATTCTACCTCCGACGATCAAGCTATTGCTTTCTACCAAGTGGACTGGCGCAATACATACTATCTCCTCCGAGCGAATCGCATCATCACGTGCGTCGAAGAGCGGTACGGTGAAGGTGCTGGTCAAATTATTACCACTATTCTCCAGCTTGGACATGTTCGTGTTGGAGATCTGGCCCAAGCATTTGATGTTGGTGACCATGTCAGCCACGAGAAAGAGAATGGGACCTATGACAACCCGCTGAACCGCGAAGGAAGTGCTAAGACGAATGGGGTGGATAGCCAGCCTGGCCATGGCAAGATTACCAGTGTCGGACAATTCCACGATACACTACGCACATTACTTGTCGACGGATTTTTGAACAAATTCCAGAAGAGGTCTTACATGCCGTCTGCAGACCTACAAACCGAGATGGAGGAACAAGTCATTAGCGAACAATTTCCGGATCGTAAAGTCACAGGAGGAAAGAAGCAGGGCGAGTTCAGGAGTGCAGTCAATATGCTCAAGCGCAAATgccgggaaggcgacgaatTTTCCGAAATCCGTGACACGACCAGAGTAGGGCAAGGCGCTCCGAACAAACGTGCAAAGCTGAATGGCGCGAATACCAACGGTGCTGGACATGGCGATCATGGTGTAGGGGATTCTGGTGTCCGACTTCCGGTACTGTGTTGAGGTATCCCAATGCGGATTCCAGTCGCTGACAACATCCAGAACGATATGGTGCTGAAGGTGAATCACGCGCAATGCACATTGGCCTTGCGAAGTCAACGTCTCGAAGAGATGTCTGAATCCTACCTCGGCGGCATCACAAGTCATGTCTACGGAGCGTTGCTTCAAGTCCTCGAGGGCAGAAAGCGAGGCAGAGACGACGATATCATCGAGCCAGATCTCGATCCCGGAGACGAAGAACTAAGACAGCCAACAGCAACAACCTCAGAAGTTGTGGAACTGCTTGATCCGAACTTCGATCTATCGCTGTCCATCAATGGAGCTTCAAGCATGTACAAAATCACGAATGGCGACAGCAACGGCAAACCACAAAAGAAGCCAAAAGCTTTCGATCCAGAATTGGAAGAACTTGGCATCAAACAGGAGATGGAAtctgatgatgaagatgaccaCCACTTCCCAGGATATTCATCATACGCGGACCGAGAGAAACGATTATGTCTGATTGAGGAGCATCTCAAGCTCCTCGCAGAGCATAGCAAGGGATTTTGCACACGAGTTGGCAACGCAGGCCACGGCGAGTGGCGGGTCAACTTTCCAGCACTTACGAAGACATTGATTCAAAATGACATCGACGCGACTATCATGGCACGCTTCGGCAAGGTCCACACGCGGATCACACGACTTCTCCGCGAACGAGGCCGGCTGGACGAGAAGCAAGTGGCCTCATTCTCCATGATGCGCATCAAAGACGTGCGTGTCATTTTGACAGAACTCCAGTTCGCGGGACTGGTAGAGGCGCAGGAGGTGCCAAAGGATACCGCACGAACACCAGCTCGCACAATCTACCTTTGGATACACGATCAAGAGCGGGTGTCGAGTATTCTACTCCAGCAGACCTATCAGGCCATGTCTCGCACCTTTCGTCGTCTGGCCGTGGAGCGGGAGGCTTACAAAAGCGCCATCGAGCGAGCGGAAATGTATCCCGACTCGTTAAGCCCGAGCGATCGCGACGCTCTCATGCAGTGGCGGGAGATTGAGGAGAAGCTGCTCATGCAAGTGCAGCGTATGGACGAGTTGGTGGCATTGTTGCGTGACTTTTCAGGGATGGACACTTCGTTGGTTTCATGAGGAGCAAAAAGCAGTCAGGAGAAGTCAGCCAGGATTGAGCATGATACCCCAGTGAATACGGACGGGCAGGATTTGCTTTCATGAACATTGTCCCGGCGTTGACTGACGAGGCAGCCGGGCATTGAGGATAAAGTGCTTGTGACAGGGCATGGTCACGGTGTGACTTCAGGGGAAAAGTTGATTTGAGGATGCGCCAGCAATGAATGCTCGGCATGAGCCATGATACCACTGTACATGTTATCTCAACATTATTACCGCTCGGATAGTGAGCTGGTGTGATGTACATACTCCACAATAACAAGCAATTGCTTATGCGTCACGTCAGATTCCGGGCTGTTTTGTGCCTTCACTCTCGACCTTTAGATTTTTTGCATCTACTACCAGTCTGTACATCATGGCATCGCTGCCGGGTATCTTCCCAAGTCTCCCATTTACAGTCGTCTATCCTTCCCATTCCATCTAGACGTCTACCAATAATCTCCAAATTTGCCCAACACATCCCCTCCCCTCAGTTCCCCATGGATCCCACCCAATGCATCAAAATGACTCGCCAGCTCCAAACCCCTCAGTCTCTCATTCTCCATATCATCCCACGTCCACTCCTCATCTTCTTGGGCCTCGCCTCCTTTGACACCCGCCAACCTCGACCTCAACTCCTTCGACATATTCTCCTcctttcctcctttctctccACTCGGCGTCGCCGGCTCAAACAACGGCGTACCAGAACTCGTCCCCGAAGCCTCTTCCGTTCGCGGCGGATAACCCACACCAGCAGGTCGCGGCGGAAGAAGACGTGATCGCTCGAGCACGATTTCCGGATTGATAGTCAATCGACCCTTCTTGAAGACATAGCGAGACAAGCTCGTGGCGAAGATGTATTTCGtcaagtcctcctcctgctctcCGTTCTTCTTTCCCGCTGTACCCTTCTTCTCGCGATTCTTCCACGGTTGCAGAACATAGGAGTCCGGCTTGATAGCTCCCTTCTTGACGATGTGTGAAACGACGTACAACCACTTCCGATCCCAGCTCTGTACTCTAGTGTATATCTCGAATTGCTGCAATGGTTCGATTTGCCGTTGGAAGAAACACGTCACGCCTCCGAGGGCGACGATGTACTGGCCCTTGGCTTCGACGTTGGACTTGGGTAGACCTTCCTGGTCGCCGCGGCGAAGACGTGCGATTCCTTCGCGGGTAATGGCGGAGACGTGGTGGGCACGCGCGACGTCCAGGTCGGCGAAGTAGGTCGAATTGGATTTGTGGAAGTTGTAGTCGCAGTCGTAGGGGGTATTGTAGGACTGAGTGATGAGTGGAGCGAAGAGGTGTTTCGGTCGGATCGGGGTTTTTTGGAAGTAGATTTGGTAGATGATGCCGCGCAGGACGCGGAGCTGTGAGAAGGAAAAACATTGTCAGTCCAGAGGCCAAGTCGATGAGCTGGGAGCGAGGCAATATTGCACTTACATGCCAGAATCCCGGGAGATGCTTCAAGTTGGCGAGAGCGAACGCTGCTGCCGCGAGTTTGAGCATGTTGGTGCCGGCTCCGAAGTGTCGTGCAGTGTAGACCACCAGACCAGCAACGGTCAGAGTCGCTGCCACTGCTGGCAGTCTTGTCACGCCGGACATTGTGTAGAGAGCTCCAGATATGTGTACTCGGCAAGCGGCTTCGTCTGATTCGGGCCAGGAAGCTGTCGAGTACGTCTTGACTTGTATATTGGACAATCTTTGTTCGACAGTGATCTTCTGGCCGGATACCTTGTCAGTTCTCCTCGTTCTATTCTCCCGCACGATCGAACAATTGAACGCGTTACAGCAAGTGGAAGATGATCAAGAACAAAAGAGCAACCATGGACCACTTTCACTTGTCGTTCTCGCATTCTTGCAATGACCTAATCCTCTATTGCCGACTGGGATGCTCCCCAAACAGCAAATCGGAACTGTTAGCGGATAATCTAAGCCGAGGCCTTTTAGCAGATCTATATATTTTCGTAGACGCGTTTGGTCTGCTCGTACACGCTCACGTCACGCGATATATGATCCTGGGTACGGTGGTACGATAGGTCTGCAGTGGAGTTCAGGTGTATTGTTTGGCCAGGTGTTCGATAGGAAAACTCTCCCTCTGAAGCTCGATTTCAGAACTCTTGGCTCGCCTGTTTGCATGTGACAATCTGCTCGAGCTTCCTGAGATGTCCTTGCAGCAGACAGACGGATCATCGGTACTTTCGACTACGAGATCTCTCCATGGGCTGTTCAGCAAGACTGTCTGCTGACAGCTGAATTTCGTTCATTGTTTGAGCACAATCTTGGGTAAGACACGATTGTCAATCGTGAGTTGAGTGAATATAGATTACATGTGACATCAAGAACTTCGCGTCTTCTTATTGAGCTCTTCTGACCAGACATCCGTCGTATTTCGGATACCGCACCTGCATTCTGGAGGCATTTCCAGCTGCTCGATGCTGGGCCATTCGCACCGGCCGTCTGAGGTCCTTTGAGAGCATATAGCCTCTCTTCAAGGAGGCTGATGGCGGCAGCCGATCTCAGCACGGAGATGCATACCCGCAGCTGGAGATCCATGTGTGCCGGATGCACCAGGTCCCATCGCAAGTGAGCCACAGCTCTTTCCTCCGCTGACGGACGAGCATTGAAGTTCTTCAAAGCAGCCTTGTCTCCCTTCATTGGCAGTTCGCTCTTTGCTGGATGAACTGCAAGTCCCTCACTCGAATATCCCTCTCACAAAATCCCTCAAGCCCTCTCACTTCCCCCACCCAAACCACCCCTTAACCccctccaccttcctccCTTCCTCATCAACCAACTTCGTCGCCTCCAAAATCTCACTCCTAGGCTGCTCCCTCTGAGCCTCCTGATGTTCCGTATGCTCCACACTGCCACCCATCTCCTCAATCGCCAGTCGTCTCGCCCGCGCCGCAAGTCTCCTCTGCTTCAACCtcgccaactcctccgcgatctcctccctctcgaACGGGATCTGATGCGTCTCGTCGCGTTTGGGCCAGAAATCGGGGACTGCGAAGCGCGAGTCGAGGTTGATGCCGAAGTAGTACATGAAGCCGATGGGGAACATGATGTACATGCCGAACTGGTGGGTGGGGTGTTAGTTGAGGGGGTGGTGTGGGTGGGGAGGGGGATGTACTTTGAAGACTTCGAGGTTGGGGCCGCCCATTTTGATGGATTTGAGGGGAGTTTGTTCTGGAGAGGGTGTGGTGTTGTGGTCGTGAGGATTGTGAGATGAtctggacgacgatgatgctgtGAGAGATTCCAGTTCATCGAAGATGACTCAGCAATTCATGCCTGAGGGCTTGAAGGAGACGGGGAAGGTCACTGCACATTCACATTGATCGCCTTCAGCTGATGGAAATCGCGGGAGTGTAGATGGATTTTTGGTACACATTATCATTCCCACTTCCACCAAAGGCACATACATCATCTCAACACTCCGAGCCCGAATCATCTTCCCGTACAGCCATCATCAAGCTGTGTTCTTGCCCGAGCGCCTCGCTAAAACCCAATCGCTCACTCGTTATGCAGTCGCCCAACGCCCTCGCGAAACCAGTAATCCCATGCCCATCGATCGTACAGTCCATCGCGTAAACCGTCACCAGCATCACTCCTTTGATCCTTTCGTTGAACCCCTCAAACGCCGTAACCTCCACAAAACACGATCTCAGCCAGTCCATGCCCTACTACTGCATATCATCCTCCGCCCTCTTGAGCTCAAAATCAGGACACTCGACAAACCACTCCATGTCCTTATTCCATCGATACGCCTTGAAGTCCACACCATAAGGCCTCGGCTCCAAACAATACAACATGCCTAAAGGGACATCCAAATCCGCCACCTCCTCGCGTTTCAAACCCAAGAAATACGCCAGCAGCACGCGCGCCACACTACGGTGACCGACAAGCAAGACGTGGTCCATCATGCGCTCCAATTCGACAATCACCGGGCGGAGACggttgatgatgtcgaggtATCCTTCGCCGCCCGGGCCGGGATAGCGGTAGTGGAGCTTGTCGGCCTTGCGGCTGCGGTATTCCGAGGGGAATTGTGTGGAGATGCAATTGTACGTCAGACCTTCCATGACGCCGGCGTTGAGTTCGTCGAGCATGCGCATTTGCTTCGAGTCgtattcgtcgtcgtcaaagTATTGAGCCGTCTGGATGCTGCGTTTCAACATCGAGGTCCAGACGCAGAAGGGTTTGGGCTCGTAGCCGAGTTGTTCGCCTTCAGCATACAAGCTTGCATCCTGAGAGGAGAGCGAGTCGGGAGATTGGGGATGGTAGTGCGGGTTCGGAGGTGTCACATCGCCAGGTTGTGGTGGGAAGTGCGTCTTCTTCAGGGTCTCAATTTGCTTGAGATCCCATTCTTTGCGCTTCTCATTCATGAAGAGAGTGAGAGAGCGGGCGTAAAGTAGTCCCTCGGGAGCCAGATCGCTGTCGCCACCGATTTTGCCTGAGACGTTATCCAAGCTCAAGCCGTGGCGAGTGATCCAGATCTGGCGTGGTGAGAGGTTGAAGTTGAGGAGGTAGTAGTTGGCCTGCGCCATGAGGAAGCCCTTGATCTGGTGACTGATCACCTTGCGTCCGACGTCGATCATCTGGATATACGGCAtgttgttcttctcttcgTACTCTCCAAGTGGGacgtaggccttctcgtaCTCCGCCACTCGCTTCTTGAAATCTGCGAGTGCGACAGTGGGATCCATCTCTTTATAATCCGGTCCCTGTAACTTCAACCGCATATTGGACTCCAGAAGATCCTGATCAACACATCTCGACTCCAAGAACAGCACATTCAACTGAGGACCCGCTCGTTCCCGGATGCGATCCATAATCATCTTCCGACGCTCAGCGGTGCTGTTGGTAGCATCGAGAATTCCAACACTGCCCTCGCCATCGAGAATGTAGTCGAGGAGCTCATCAAGCGTCTCCCGTGCCACTTGCTCTCGTATTTGCGCCGCTTTCTTGTTGCTTGGGTCGAAGAATGAAGAATTCTGTTCCATggcctcttcgtcctcctctggCTCCTCCACTTCAGGAACGTCCGAGGAGAGAACCTTGGTAGCGAGGCTAGGCTGTCGTTCCAACTTCCCCATCTCAGGCTCGCGTGAATCGTTCGGGACCATGGAATTACTTCGAGAAGAAATGGGCGTGGCCGGAGCAGACAGCCTCGTGTCGCCATTGAGGATGATTTGCGCGACCGATGGGCGGTGTCCAGGTGATAGAGGACTTTGTGTTGATTGCTGGTGAAGTCCAGGCGAAGTTGTGGTGTTGACACTCATGCTTCGGGAGTTCTTTCGACTGTCCCGCCCGTTCTGACTCTTAGTCTTCTCGAGGTGATTTGGCCCACCAGCTACGACACGGCGTCTCTCTCCAACGTTGAAGATTTTGGTATCGAACTGCAGCCAGTTGAAATATCTTGTAATCTTCTTCGTGATATAACTCTTTCCTCGAGCTGGCAACCCAACCATGACAATCACCAACTTCGACCCAACATCAATCTTCGCGATCCGTCCATCTGGTGAAACCTTGCTCTTTGTCAATCCGGGAACATCGAGGGTCGTCGGTCTTATTCGCGGTGTCGACGTTCCAGAATTTTGTCGAAGAGGCATTGGCATTGGGAGCTTGATGATGGCAGGTGGGTCACTCTCGGGGTTGCTTGTAGGCGCAGACTTGCCCAAACCTCCGTTCAGCAAGGGGCTGCTCGGTGCGGTAGTAGCAGGTGTGTcgttcatcgccatcgtTGCGCCGGTGCCGTCCTGGAGCTGACCTTTCAAGGCAGCCCCAAGAGAGCCCTTCGCGTGTGTCGGAGGTTGCTTCTTCTGCTCAGACCGTGACTCCAATTGCCTCTGACTGTTGCCATCCTCTTCACTGCCGCCTCGTTGGTGGCTCAGTGTCTTCCCGAGTTGGTTCCGCAATTGATCGAATTGTTTCTCGTGGTTCTCGTCGGGCGTCACGCCGCCGCTGGAAGAAGCGGAGTTGCTGTTGGAAGCCATGGCGTATTTGGCGAGTTGGGTATGCTGCGAGGATTGCCTGCGTCGGAATGTGCCTACAGAGGTGTTATCATCTACCCAGCACGAACATGTTCCCGCGCGGTGGATATTTGAATTGAGATGCGAAACAGAATCGGCAGAGGCAGTGGCAGGGGGTGTGGCAGTGGCAATGGCGGCGGTCGAGGTGGTTGACGGTCCGGAGGTGTTCGTTGAGTCCGAAAGCGTGGCAGAGTCGGGGCCGGAATCCGGAGCAGTACCAGGGGCAGTGGCAGGCGGAAAGGTGGATGATTGCACGGCCCAGTCAGTATTGTGTGGCATCGCAGGCCAGCGATGGAGATGGCAAGGTGGATAGTATTAGTATGACGCAGGAACAAGAGAATGCGCCGATGTTGTTGCGATGGAAGCGAGAAGAGATTGAGCTGCTCTCAGTGCTCCATCTTTTTTTGAGCAGAAAGCAGGGCAACGTTGTGACGCAAGGCGGATGACTCAAGCGACGTCGGTCAATGTTGTGGTCCTGTGATATGAGGATAATGCGCCACGTGGTGTGTGTCGATATCAGGCAATAGCAGTGGCTGTATGTATATGTTGAAGGTCAATAGATGTGGTATAGGTGTACAAGAGCAGGAGGAAATGTTGTTTGTCGTTGAGGATGGTCTCGAAAGACAACGGCGAGTGAAGGCGACGGAGAGATTTGAGGTGCAGCTCGCGGAGGACGCGGATCAATTAAAGTACCAAACTCTAAAATAAAGTCAGACTCCACGGCGCTTTCCTTGTGACAGAGATGAGCAACGCCAAGATCTACAACAGCACCTAACGCCATGGCGTACGACAGAGGACAATAGCAAGGCGGTCGACAAGACGGTCGAATAGATATGATTCTCAAGCACTGCCTTGCAGCCAAGAGAAAACTCCACGACATCCCACTCCGCCCACGCATTCACAAGGCGGAGAGATTCACCGACATCGGCCCAGCTTCTCGCTGATCCTTTGCACGTGCAAAGCGGATAGAGTTGTGCGTGCATGCATAGGGCTACTTTTAGTCTCGAAGCCAATCTGTGAGCTGTTCAGCAACCCGTGGGCGAGTCGTTGGACGGAGCACGAAGCTGACGGCCAGCCTTGGCGtgacaacacaacaacagcGATCTCCTTATCAGACACGAATAGAACTGAGGCTGACccggcggagaaggaagatTGTGTTCCTGCAGCACACACTTTTCCAAAGTCCGGCTCTCGAAGGGCCGAAAAGGAATACTTAGGTTCCacggaagaagacctctccACATGTTCCTTTTCGGTCCGGAAATACTGGAAAAGCCACAACGCTGCCTGACCTTGCCGTGTTGATCTGGAGGTTCATCCCTGGAGCTGCTTGGATCTGAGTCGCATGACAACGGAGGTGCGGTACTGTGCAACAATTTAGCAAGATATTACGATGGACCTTCCATGTATTCATCTGGAGGTGCACAACGAAGTTGAGAAGTCCGCAGCAACGAGTCAATGTCCTGCTGAGATATCTTTGAGATGTCCTGCTAAATTACCTGTCTCGATAAAATAAGCTTCTCCATTCATCAAGGCCGTTGCACATCATCAACCTCATCCTTGTGCCTCCCCTACCCAGCACTACTCAACCAAGGCTGAAGCGCCTCCATATCCTCATCCACCAACACCCTACCACTCGGCCGTCTCTGATAGTAATCGACTTGCGCCGCTGCAATGCCCGGCATACCCAACCCGCCACTCATCGACAAAGTCCTCAACATACTGACACTCTCCGACATGCTCCACCTCGGACTAGCCATCATCTCGCCAGCTTCCTGCGGTGAGTCGAACTTGAACGCCGGCGCGGGTTGTAATCGTTGTTCGTCTTCCGAGcggggaagaggaagcggcACACTGTTCAGGCCATAGCCGAGTACGCCGTCTAGTTTTGCGAGTAATGGGGCGAGGTAACGAGATTCTTTGCCTCGCATGCTGGacaggcggtggaggagggtcTGGAGGTGTTGTTTGCCTTCGAGGAAGGTGGTCGAGGGGTCGCCTGCTGTGCACTTGAGAACGTCGGCGAGGCAGCCGGCGATGTCAGAGAGTTTTTGT
This genomic stretch from Zymoseptoria tritici IPO323 chromosome 10, whole genome shotgun sequence harbors:
- a CDS encoding 4HBT like protein (hypothetical protein, 4HBT like, (4-hydroxybenzoyl-CoA thioesterase), similar to gi|169597491|ref|XP_001792169.1| hypothetical protein SNOG_01531 Phaeosphaeria nodorum SN15. Predicted mitochondrial location.) yields the protein MSGVTRLPAVAATLTVAGLVVYTARHFGAGTNMLKLAAAAFALANLKHLPGFWHLRVLRGIIYQIYFQKTPIRPKHLFAPLITQSYNTPYDCDYNFHKSNSTYFADLDVARAHHVSAITREGIARLRRGDQEGLPKSNVEAKGQYIVALGGVTCFFQRQIEPLQQFEIYTRVQSWDRKWLYVVSHIVKKGAIKPDSYVLQPWKNREKKGTAGKKNGEQEEDLTKYIFATSLSRYVFKKGRLTINPEIVLERSRLLPPRPAGVGYPPRTEEASGTSSGTPLFEPATPNEEWTWDDMENERLRGLELASHFDALGGIHGELRGGDVLGKFGDYW